GACACCATCCTGGCATAACAGTTTGTACATGTCTGGCTGGATCATGCCCTTTTGTTTTGGGGCCTGTTCAAGAGATGTCAAAAATCGGGTGCGACTCTCTTTGCCGATCTCATTGTCCGGAAACATTTTTTCAAGTGCATGATTAATATCAAAAAATTCTTGTTCACCATATCCCAGCAGCGTTGTAAAGGCATTGTTTCTCCGGTAGATCCACCCTTGGTCATTGACATAGATGATAGGAATCGGAACCAGGGTAAATATGGTTTCAAATCCTTTTTTAGAGGCCTTGATCTGGGCTTCTTTGGCCAGCCTGTCGGAAATATCCCTGAAACTTACAACGGATCCTGTAATCCGACCCCGATCAATTATGGGTGAAGAGACATAGCTGACTGCAAAGGCGCTGCCGTCTTTTCGCCAGAAGACTTCATTGTCAATTTTGCGTTTCTCGCCGTCATTCAAAGCGAAATGAAGGGGGCATTCCTTTTCTTCATAGGGACAACTGTCAGCATGGCTGTGATGAAATACTTGGTGGGAACTTCTACCTATAATCTGATCTTGGGTCCAGCCGATCATTTTTTCTGCCGCCGGGTTTATAAAGGTGAGGTTGCCGTGAATATCGACCCCGTATATCCCGTCCCCGCTGGATGACAAAATCAGGTCGTTTTTTTTATAAAGATCGGCAATCGTTTGTGCATCTTTTTTTTGCTGGTTCAGCACGCGATTGCGCTGGGCTAAAAGAAAGCCGATCAAAAGAGAAATAAAAAGAAGAATTGTAATGAGGATGGGTTGCGCGGAGCCATAAATGAATGATTTTTTCTTGATGCTCTCTTTGGTGATAAAGTGAAACAGATGCCAGTGCGTTGAACTGTCAATCGTACCGACATCCACCTGTTGTGCTTTTAAAATAGAAATTGGAACAGGCAGCCCACTGGCCAAAAAAATGCCCTGGTCGGTTTTAATTTGCTTTTTTCCTGTTAGCGCAGCCTGCCAGGCTTCTGGAAAATCGATGGAAAAACGCTGATCTTGCTTGGCACTGAACATAAAGGCAAACTCTTTGTCCGGGAACAGTTCCGACTTCAGATAGTAGCCGTTTTCATTGACAAGAAAACTGTAATGCATGTTGCCGCCGGAGTTGTGCATTTGGTTTTTGTCAAACAAGTCTTCCAACAAGGTTTTGGCTAAAAAGTTCATCACCAGAACTGCCTGGGGCGCCCCTGTTTGATTTTTTATGGGCAGGGCAAATCGAATCATGGGTTTGTGGGGGACTTCGACTTTTCCCTGTTCCACGTTTAAATCCAAAGGAGAGATAAATGTTTGATTGGTCGGCAGCATAAGGGCTTCTTTGAAATAATAGCGGTTCACCTTGTTTTGAAGGTTTGCCCGGGGGACCTTATTGCATTTGCCGTCGTTAAAATTAATGCGTACCAGCTCCTGGCCGTCGGCTTGGATTAGGCGAATCTGATCATAGATTTCGTAAAAACGGCAAACCGAACGCATCATCTGTGTAACCGCCTGATGCCTTTCCTGGGTTGGGTTGGCCAGAAACCCCGCTATACACGGAGACTGGGCAAGGACATGAAGATCGGCGATGCGTTCATGAAACATGGACTGGATCTGGTGCTCAGCCTTCATCACATGGCCGATATCATGACTGATATCTACTTTGAGGCGGTTTTTATCATATAGAGTCAACAAAGGGAAAACCACCGCAGCTACAATGATGAAGGTCAGGATAAAATATTGCACCCAATAACGTAAAAATTTCTTATTCCGCACAGATGCCCCATTGCGTTTTTTAAGTTAAATCGGGATATTGGGCAGAGGCGGCACAGCAGACGGTTTGGCAAACAGATACCCCTGGATATAGGTCGCCCCGTTACCTACCAGCCACTGCCATTCTTCTGTACGCTCAACCCCTTCCGCGATTGATTCGATTCCAAGATTTTCAGCCAAGTCCAATAAATTTTTAACAATCATGCCTTTGTAGGGATCCTGGTCTACATCCCGGATCAGTTCCATATCTATTTTAATAAAATCGGGTTTAATATGGTGCAGCATATTTAAAGAGGAGTATCCTGCCCCCATATCATCCAAAGCAATGCGAAACCCCCTGTTTCGATAAAAACGGATAATGTTTAAAAGGTGCTTGATGTCCCGGACCTGATCGGTTTCCACCACTTCAAAAACAATTTTGTCTGGTGAAATGCCTGTTTCTTTAATCGTCTCCATGGTGGTTTTCAGGCAATGCTTGGGGTCATAAATGGTTGTAGGGTTAAAATTGATGAAAATGTTATGCGAAATGTTTTGGCGGGCAGCATCTTTTACTGCAGTTTGTCGGGATACCCGGTCCAGGTGAAAAAGCATATCCATGGACCGCGCAGTACCAAATAATTCAGGCGGGTAAATAATTTTGCCGTCAACGCCTTTTCCCCTGATCAGGCATTCGTAAGCAAAGACCAGATCAGGACGCATTGCGTTGACAATAGGCTGAAACCAGGATAACAGTCTCTTTTCATCTAAAAGTTTAATAAACCACTGGTTGTTAGAGAGTGATAAAAATTCTTCGAGGGTCTGTACGGATTTAAAATAATCAATGGAGATCTTTTGTCCTTCGGGAAGAAACAGGCATTTTGTATCTTTTAACTCCATCGCATTTAAGTAGGATAGAAAATCCCGGCAGAATCCGCATGCAAAATTTTTAATGTAGGGGATGGCCAGGACATTTGCAGCAGGGTGTTCTATGCCGACCGAATGGTTTTTTAAAATGCGCTCAATTGACTTTAATGTCGGTTCCATAGGCGGTGATAGGTATAGTGTCCCGTTTGGAAACCGGATGTCTGGTAATGCTTCACAACGACTGCATTTAGCCATTCAAGAACCTTTCAAATGAAAATATGCGTTGATGCTGCATATTGATAGAACGACCTAACACCTAAACAGACCACTTATGAATTTTGTCACGTACAAAGCACATGTAAACTTTCATCCAAAGAAATAGGTCAACTATTTCAAAAATAAAAATTTGCCGGAATTAAAGTGATCTGTAAATTTAAAGGTTTCGGTCGGTCATATGTATAGAATTATTATCTTCCTTAAATGCTTAAGCAAAATTCACTAAAAAGTCAACTGATGTTAAATATAACCTATCAAATCAGTTTGTTTTCAGTGGCGTAGCGTTCAGCAAATTCAATTTCTTCTTCCATGGTAATCAATTTATCATCCAGCTTTTCGTCAATAATTTTATTGAGAATCGTGGTGTAAACCGGTCCCGGCCTTAATCCTATGGATTTAAGGTCTTTTCCGCTAATTAAGGGTTTGATATTGCGCTGGTGCGTATAAAAATGGGAGATGGCTTTGCGAACCGATTCATTCTTGGTCAACGCCAGCATAAACAAAAGGCATTCTGTTTGAAAGTGGATCAACCACCAGTATATCTGCTGATTTGAGGCCGGATAGCTTTTTTCAATAAGCTGAATCCGATGCTCGGCTTTAATTCGTTTTTCAAGCAGCCGTATCCTTTCCTTTAAGGGAAACATCAACCGGTCCGCGATCTGGGCGGTCACCGTAAAGGGGTATCCGTGAAGCCAGGCCATAAAGTAAACCGCCCATCTTGGATAGTCATCATCTGCATACAAAAGATCATGCCAGGCCAAGGTTTTACCTACGGACTCAAACAAAGCACAGGTGGTATCGGTTAATTTCAGGTCAGGATGGATCACCTTGTCCAGGCCGTAATCAGACATAGTCTGTACTGCGGGCAAGGGATTATCCTCGCCAAAAATTTGTTTAAGCTCCGAAAGAACCCGCAGGCCACTTAAATGTTTAACCGCACCGACATTTAAAGCGTTTTTGATCAGGTTGGCCGTCACTTTACCGATTCTAAACCCGAACCTGTTGGAAAATTTGATAGCCCTGAAAATCCGGGTGGGATCTTCAATAAAACTTAAATTATGGATAATCCGGATGATTTTATCCTTGACATCCCTGACACCGCCAAAATAGTCAATGAGCGTGCCAAATGTTTCCGTGTTCAGGGAAATGGCCAGGGTATTGATGGTAAAATCCCTTCTGGCAAGGTCCATCTTGATAGAGGAGTTTTCCACCACAGGCAGCGCTGCGGGGGTTGCGTAGTATTCAAGCCGTGCGGAGGCTACGTCAACTTTAAATCCGTCCTCAAAAATGATAACCGCAGTGTTAAATTTGCGGTGCTGGTGCAACCGGCAATCGTGCAATGATGCAAAATATCGGGCAAAGGCAATGCCGTCTCCCTCTACCACTACATCCACATCTTCAATGGGCCGCTCCATCATCAGATCCCTGACAAAACCACCGACGACAAAGACCTCCACACCCAGCGTGTCTCCGGCATTGCCGATGTCGTAAAGCAAGTTGCGTGCTCGCTTGTTCAAGCGGTGCTTTAGACGATTTCCCACGTATTTTGTTCTGGGTTTCAGGCCGGAAATATCTTTTTTTTCACTGAGGACAACTTCCCGGTTATGTTCCACCAGAAAGTTTAAAAGATCGGTGCGTGTGATAACACCACAAATAACCCGATTTTCCATTACCGGAACGACCCGCTGTTTCAAATCAATTATTTTTTGTTCAATTTCAGCCAGGTCACAGGCGAGACTTACACTTTGGCCGCTAGGTTCAAAATAATCGCTAACAGGCTGCCCGCTCAGCTTATGGTGTACAATTTTTTCAGCCACATGGCGGGTAATGTATCCTAAGTATTCAAGGGTTTGTGTGTTAAGGACAAGCAGGGTATTGATGTTGTATCGGATCATTTTTTGGGCGGCATCCAGACATGATTTATCAGCAGTGATGGTGATGGCCGGGCTGGACATTAATTTTTTAGCCACACGTATGTGCTTAATCTGTCGTTGAATCAGTTCAATCAAACGCATTTCAACCTGGGGAAGTGTCTGGTTTTCCACCTTGGCTGATGCCGCATAAAAATGACCTCCGCCGCCAAGGGCCCCCAGTATTTTTCCCACATCCAGTTCATGCAGACGGTTTCGGGCTATGACATGTACATTGGCCCCCATGAGGACCAAAGCAAAAAAACAGTCCAGATTTTCCATTCTGACGATTTTTTGTACAATGGACGCAAGATCCGGGATGTACTGGGAAGCCGCGATGGCTGACAGGTGAATCTGGGTGCCGTTGACGGTAACCGTCGTCATTTCATTGATCAATTCATTAAGCCAGGTGACCTGTTCGGTTTTCATCTCCTTGACCACAAGACTTGAAATGGTGGACAAGCTTGCACCACAGGAGAGCAGAAAGCCTGCCTGCTCAAAATCGGCCGGGGTTGTGGAGGTATAGGTAAAGCTGCCTGTGTCCTCGTAAATCCCGAGCGCCATCACCGTGGCTTCATCACTGTTGATGGCGATTTTTTTTTCTCGCAGAAGTTCACACATGATGGTGGTGGTTGCACCATAAGGCTTTGACAGATCAAAGGTCGCTTTGATTTCGTCAGGAAAGGATGGATGGTGGTCGTAAATGTCAATGACGATATTTGGTTTTTCTAAAAGCGTTTCAACACCTGCCAGGCGGCTTTTTTGCCGGGTATCAACAATAACCAGCCGCTGGGTTTCGCTAAAATCAACCTCAGCCGGATCTGCCATGTTAAACAGATATCCCATGGAGTGAATGAAAAAATCCCTGAGATTTTTTTCTTGGGATCCGGGGAAGATTATGACACTTTCCGGGTACAGCTTTTGTGCGGCAAGCATGGCACCAATGGCATCAAAATCAGAATTTACATGGCTGGTGATCACTGTTCTGGGGGAAATCTGCTGTTTTTTTGGGGGCACCGAATAACTCCTGTTGAAATGCACTTTGCAAATTTATATAGTATATCTGTATTGAATTTACAATGTTCTGACTAGCTCTATGTTTATATCGCAACTAATGGCCGGCATTGGACGGCCTCTATCTTACTTAAAAATATAAAGGAATGATTATGGCCGTCATTTATGAATGGAAGGGGAAAAATCCAAAAGGCAGAAAAATCAAAGGGGAGATGGAAGCTGAAACACCCCAACAGGTAAGGACCAGTCTGGAACGTCGCAAAATAACACCGACAAGGGTGAGGAAAAAGCCAAAAGACATTTTTGAGAATGTCTCCTTTCTTGCGCCTAAAGTGAAAGATAGTGATGTTATTATTTTCGCACGGCAGTTTTCTACCATGATTGACGCGGGACTGCCGCTTTTGCAGTGTCTGGAGCTTTTGTATTCCCAGCAGGAAAATCCAACATTTAAAAAGCAGCTCAAGCATATTAAAGAGTCTGTTGAATCCGGGGAGACCTTTGCCGATGCATTGAAAAAATATCCCAAAACCTTTAACGAACTTTTTATTAACATGATCTCCGCCGGAGAGGCCGGTGGTATTCTTGATGTTATTTTACAGCGTTTGTCAGCCTATGCCGAAAAAATGGCAAAGCTCAAAAAGCAGGTCAAGGGAGCCATGACCTATCCAGCTATCACCCTGGCGGTGGCGGTTATTGTGGTCGCCGTTATTCTGGTCTTTGTTATACCGGTGTTTGAAAAAATGTTTGCCAGTATGGGTTCGGCGCTGCCGGCCCCCACTCAGATGGTTGTGGTAATGAGTAATTTTGTGGTGGGAAATATCGGCTGGATGATCCTTGGGTTGATCGGTGCGGTTTTCATTTTCAGGCAAACCTATAAATCAAAAAAGGGTCGGATTTTTCTTGATGACATGTTTTTGCGCCTGCCTGTGATCGGCATTTTGATCAGAAAGGTGGCCGTTGCAAAATTTACCCGTACCACATCCACAATGATTTCATCCGGGGTATCTATTCTCGATGCACTAGATATTGTAGGCAAAACCGCAGGTAATAAAATTATTGAGTTCGCCATATCAGACGTTAAGACGGGTATAGCCGAAGGCCGTTCCATGGCGGACCCTTTGCTGGAGAGCGGCGTATTTCCAGCCATGGTCTGCTCGATGATCGCAGTGGGTGAATCCACAGGTGCCCTGGATGTAATGATGACCAAAATAGCAGATTTTTATGATGATGAGGTCGACCAGGCCGTAAAAAATTTGACGGATATGATTGAGCCTTTTATGCTTGTGTTTTTAGGTGTTGTGGTCGGCGGCCTTGTTATTGCCATGTATCTGCCGATTTTCTCAATGGCAGGCGCCGTTGGATAGTCCTCATTTTTTATTTCGCAGGACCCGGGAACTGTTTGTTCAGGTCAAATGGCTTATTTGGGCTAGGGCTGTATTTGCCCTGATTTTGATCTTTTCCACCCTTTTTTTTTCTGATATAGAGCTGTCCGGCCACAGGGATCAGCCCTTTTTATCGTTGTACAAAATTTCCGGCACCATTTTGGGGCTGTCTCTGGTTTATTTTACCTGGCTTTACCGTAAAAAATACCTATATGCCCTTGCCTATACCCAGATAATTGTTGATACGTTTATCGTCACAGCCATTGTTTTTGTTACCGGCGGTTATCACAGCATTTTTACATTTTTGTATCTTTTGGTTATTATCTATGCCGCGATGCTGCTGCTTGCCCGGGGCAGTTTTTCCGTGGCTTTGGCATCAAGTATTCAATATGGTTTTCTCATTGAACTTGAGTACCTTAAGATCATTGCTCCGTTTTCGGGAAACCTGCCCCTTGCCTTGGCGATAGATCAGCACCATATCCTTTATCGGATCGTGATTATCATTTCAGCCTGTTTTGCCACAGCTGCGTTAAGCGGTATTCTCTCTTTGCAGCTTAAAACTGCCAGAAAAGATCTTAAAATAACCCAGGAACATTTGAAACGTGTGGAAAAAATGGCGGCTGTGGATGAAATTGTATCGGGTCTTGCCCATGAGATTAAAAATCCTTTGGCTTCTTTGTCAGGTTCCATACAGATGTTAAAAGAAGATATGGCCCCCACAGGGGAAAATGATAAGCTGATGCAAATTGTTTTAAGGGAAACAGAACGACTTAAACAGATCGTGACCGATATTCGACTGATTTCAAAACCCAGCCGAACCAACGCAGCGTTGGTTGACCTTGCCAAGGCTATTGATGATGTAAAAATTTTATTTGACAATACACCGGACTGGCATGGTCGCATCAATATTGTTACCCGGCTTGAAAGGACGCTGTATGTCTATATGGATGCGGTTCATCTGCAGCAGATTTTATGGAACTTGATTAAAAATGCAGCCGAATCCATTGAAGGAAAGGGAAAAATTACAATAACCGTTTCTTCGTCTCGACATAAACATATTTATCTGACCGTTCGAGACACAGGAATCGGCATTGATCGAAAAACCGCCTCTCATATTTTTGATCCGTTTTACACCACGAAAAGCGATGGGACAGGGCTTGGGCTTTCGATTATCCACAGGATTGTTGACACCTATGACGGCATGATCGATTTTGAATCAAGTCCTGGGAAAGGCACTGTCTTTACGCTGATTTTTCAAAATCCCAATATAGACACCCGGCACGCGATACCTTCACCAAATGGCACCAGGGATTAAGGTTTCGTGCCATGACATGCCCGGGGCATAGGTGAGAGCAACACCCGTGGCAACAAAGAAGGGAGACCACCATGCCGCCGAACAGAACGAGCGGGCAAGAACGAAGGCTTGGGTTTTGGTCAAAACGCCGTTTTTACGAAGACGATCGCCGAAAACAAACAGAACTGACAGATTTATGACCGCTCCGAGCAGATGCGTGCAGAAGCTGTGATCGTCAGAGCCCGCTTGCCCTGGGGCAGTGCCTGGCCTTCGATACCGGCATTTGTCAGGGCAAGAAAGGAAACCGCAACAAACATCGCCGGCAGCGGCAGGTTGGTGGTAAAAATTTACAACGGCCGAGGGCTGACCTGGTTTTTTTTACCATGGTTCAGCCCATAACAAAGCATCGTACTATTCGTTTTTACCTGTGCTCTCTTTTTTTTCATTCGAATTACAGGAACAAGGATGTCCGCCGTCTTTCCCATGGCATTTTTCTATTTGTTCCGGTGTGCAGTTTTCAGGTTTGTATTTGAGTTTTTTCGGATCCATACATTTACAGTTACACATATAATTCTCCTTTCCTTAAACGATGGATAATACATATGTCATATCTTGTGCGTATGACATTCAATGTACAATTGATACCTTCTGCTAAATATTCTTATACTTTTTTCTGTTCTTTGGCAAATTTTGCTTTCAACGCGTATGATTTAAAATTAACCGTAATTTTTTATGCGATTGTTTTTCCCACCGGCGCCGTCATTGACAAGGCAATGCAAAAGCGCTATTTTACCATGTTTTATTCAAGGGGGTTACCGTGCCCAAAAGTTTTAAATTAAAAGGCGGCACCCCTTTTTATGTATAAATCCGGAGCCTAAATATAAACGAAAGCAGCTATTTTTATGGATAACAAAACAAGCAAACTTCTTGATCTTCGCAAAGAAAAAATAAACGAGCTTAAAGCCGAAGGCGTCAGCCTGTATCCCAATGATTTCAAACCGGATCATCGGGTTCATGAAGTAAAGGCTATAATAGAAAAAGAAGCCGATACCTTGGGTGAAAACGGGCGTAAATTCTGCCTTGCCGGGCGTATGATGGCCGTTAATAAAATGGGGAAATCCTCATTTGTAAGATTTCAGGATGCCGGTGAGCAATTGCAGGTATATATCCAGAAAAACAAGGTGGGAGATGATGTATATGCGTTGTTTAAAAAACTGGACATTGGTGATTTTATAGGTGTTGAGGGACCTTTGTTCCAGACCAGAACCGGTGAATGGACACTGCTTGCCGAAAATTTTAAGCTTTTATCCAAATCCGTAAGGCCGCTGCCTGAAAAATTTCATGGCATCAAGGACCCTGAAAAAAGATACCGCCAGCGGTACCTTGATCTGATCATGAATGAAAACACCCGGCAGATATTTAAAAAACGAAGTGCCATTGTGGCTGCCATGAGACGTTTTTTCGATGAAAACGGATTCATGGAGGTGGAAACACCCATGATGCAGACATTGCCCGGCGGTGCTGAAGCTACACCCTTTAAAACCTGGCACAACGCCCTGGGGATGGAATTGTATCTGCGTATTGCACCGGAACTGTATCTGAAACGACTGGTGGTCGGCGGATTTGAAAAGGTGTTTGAAATCAACCGAAATTTCAGAAATGAAGGGGTCTCCACCCGGCATAATCCGGAGTTTACCATGGTTGAGTTCTACCAGGCCTATGCCACCTATGAAGATTTGATGAACTTAACCGAAGAGATGTTTTCCACCATCGTCACTGAGATTACCGGCGACAGCAAAGTTGAATACCAGGGCATGACCATTGATTTTTCAAAGGGATGGAAACGCATATCCATGATCGATTCCCTGTCGGAGATCGGCGGTGTTGATCCTGCCATTGTCAACGACACCCAGGCATTGCTTGCCCACGCTGAAAAGGAAAATATTCAAATTGCCAAAAAAGATCGCCACGGCAAAGTGCTGACCAAGCTTTTTGATGCCCTTGTGGAGCCCAAGCTCATCCAGCCCACATTTATTACCGGATATCCGGTGGAAGTCTCTCCTTTGTCCAGAAAAAGCGATTCGGATTCTGAACTTACGGATCGGTTTGAATTGTTCATTGCCGGCAGAGAGATCGCCAATGGATTTTCCGAAATCAATGATCCTGAAGACCAATATAACCGTTTTCTCATGCAGGTACGTCAACGCGATGAGGGCAATGATGAAGCCCATATCATGGATGCGGAGTATGTAGAGGCACTGGAATACGGTATGCCGCCCACCGCAGGTCAGGGCATCGGGATTGACCGTCTTGTCATGCTGCTGACCGATGCCGCCTCCATTAGAGAGGTCATTCTTTTCCCACATATGAAAAATGTATAAAGATAGCAAAGGTAGCTGTGGGGGCTGAACTTTTCATAGCCGGAAAATATCTGCGGGCCAAACGCAAGGAGGGATTCATATCTTTGATTACCCTGCTGTCCGTGGCAGGTGTTATTCTCGGCGTCATGGCACTGGTGGTGGTTATTGCCGTCATGAGCGGATCGGAAACGGAATTTAGAAACAGAATTCTCGGACTGGAACCCCACATTCTGGCCATGAATTATTCCGGCCATTTTAAACCTGATCCGGCCATGGAAGAAAAGATCCGACAGACTCCCGGGGTCACGGCCGTTTCTCCTATTTTATTCGGCCAGGCTATGATACGTACAGCCAACTCTTTTTCCGGCATTATTCTCAGGGGTATTGAGCCGGAAAAAGGGGCCGCAATGATCAAAGGGTACACCGCCGAAGACCTTGATACCGCATTGAACAAAACCAAGACCTCAAACAACCTTCCCGGTATTATCCTTGGACAGTCCCTGGCCCATACCGTAGGGGTGATGGAAGGCGACCGGGTAATCCTTATGTCGGCATCGGGTATCATTTCCCCCATGGGACAAATTCCGTCCATGAAACAGTTTGTGGTCACCGGCACCTTCAAATCAGGCATGTCCGAATACGATTCCAGTCTGGCCTATGCCCGGCTGGATCAGGTCCAGGCCCTTGTGGCGGCCAAAGGTAAAATTTCAGCTTTCGGTATCTGGACCGATCAGATATTTAAGGTAAAAGAGTTAAGCCAAAACGGGCTTGGATTTATCAATTATCCGTATTATCTGCGCAACTGGATGGATATCAATCACAGTCTTTTTTCAGCCCTTAAACTTGAAAAAACCGCCATGTTTGTTATTCTGACGCTGATCATTCTTGTGGCGGCATTTAATATAGCGTCGGCATTGATCATGATGGTTATGGAAAAAACCCGCGATATTGCCGTATTGAAAGCCATGGGCGCCACAAATACCATGATCCGTCGCATCTTCATAATTAAGGGGATGATTATCGGCATAATCGGTACAGGTATCGGGACAAGTTTTGGAGTGGTGATCTGTTACATCCTTAAACGATACGAATTTATTAAGCTGCCCGAGGCATATCCTTTTTCCACCCTTCCGGTGCAGCTTGAATATTCGGATGTTATTTTAACCGCCGTATCTGCTTTGGTGATTTGTTTTTTGTCCACCTTGTATCCGTCGTATAAAGCGTCGCGAATGAATCCGGTGGAGGCCATAAGATATGGGTGAGCCGCCGCCGCTGATTCAACTGAATGGGGTTTCACGGTCTTTTGTATCCAAAACAACATCTTTGGACATTCTCTACAAGGCAGATATATCCATACAACAGGGTGAGACCATTGCCGTTGTGGGCGCTTCCGGTATTGGCAAATCAACCTTGCTTAACATTATCGGCACCCTTGACAGGCCGGATGAGGGGAACCAGCGCTTTGGCGGTGAAGATATCCTGAAGTATAATGATGAAAAGCTT
This window of the uncultured Desulfobacter sp. genome carries:
- a CDS encoding lipoprotein-releasing ABC transporter permease subunit, encoding MGAELFIAGKYLRAKRKEGFISLITLLSVAGVILGVMALVVVIAVMSGSETEFRNRILGLEPHILAMNYSGHFKPDPAMEEKIRQTPGVTAVSPILFGQAMIRTANSFSGIILRGIEPEKGAAMIKGYTAEDLDTALNKTKTSNNLPGIILGQSLAHTVGVMEGDRVILMSASGIISPMGQIPSMKQFVVTGTFKSGMSEYDSSLAYARLDQVQALVAAKGKISAFGIWTDQIFKVKELSQNGLGFINYPYYLRNWMDINHSLFSALKLEKTAMFVILTLIILVAAFNIASALIMMVMEKTRDIAVLKAMGATNTMIRRIFIIKGMIIGIIGTGIGTSFGVVICYILKRYEFIKLPEAYPFSTLPVQLEYSDVILTAVSALVICFLSTLYPSYKASRMNPVEAIRYG
- the lysS gene encoding lysine--tRNA ligase; translation: MDNKTSKLLDLRKEKINELKAEGVSLYPNDFKPDHRVHEVKAIIEKEADTLGENGRKFCLAGRMMAVNKMGKSSFVRFQDAGEQLQVYIQKNKVGDDVYALFKKLDIGDFIGVEGPLFQTRTGEWTLLAENFKLLSKSVRPLPEKFHGIKDPEKRYRQRYLDLIMNENTRQIFKKRSAIVAAMRRFFDENGFMEVETPMMQTLPGGAEATPFKTWHNALGMELYLRIAPELYLKRLVVGGFEKVFEINRNFRNEGVSTRHNPEFTMVEFYQAYATYEDLMNLTEEMFSTIVTEITGDSKVEYQGMTIDFSKGWKRISMIDSLSEIGGVDPAIVNDTQALLAHAEKENIQIAKKDRHGKVLTKLFDALVEPKLIQPTFITGYPVEVSPLSRKSDSDSELTDRFELFIAGREIANGFSEINDPEDQYNRFLMQVRQRDEGNDEAHIMDAEYVEALEYGMPPTAGQGIGIDRLVMLLTDAASIREVILFPHMKNV